In Aspergillus nidulans FGSC A4 chromosome II, a single window of DNA contains:
- a CDS encoding MFS transporter (transcript_id=CADANIAT00004498) — protein sequence MSFLIKNPFTTESRVGGNHPPTGGEDTSLQKELATVDEVLAKKMASVNSAIDEIGMTPFQWKLFFLNGFGYAVDSLLVVCQSIAQPAVTQEFGNPSKHIAGVALASQIGLLVGAAVWGFSADVIGRKLAFNSSLFICATFVLIAGGMPNYVSFCAMVAIYSAGAGGNYVLDATNFLEFLPVSHSWLVTFLAVWWAVGYTITGLLAWAFMSNYSCHPDATVAECTRAANMGWRYLHITCGGLVLVASILRLVLIRMAETPKWLVSQNRDDELIEILSNLSKKYNRPFSLTLEELSSQGRVQGTEKSVFSALRLASHFTGLFSTKKLTYSTVMIIINWLLIGTVSPLYSVFLPYYLQSRGADTGDNSNYTTWRNYAINQVAGLIGPVIAAVLVELRLIGRRRTLAIGAAVTTALQFGYTQIKTPAQNVGVSAAITAASNIYYGTIYAYTPEILPSSHRATGYGLCVVLNRVGGIVGVLVGSFANVQTTVPLFICAGIYAALIITSLSLPFESRGKRTV from the exons GAGTCAAGGGTGGGGGGGAATCATCCGCCAACAGGGGGTGAGGATACCAGCTTACAGAAAGAGCTGGCAACCGTAGATGAGGTTTTGGCCAAGAAGATGGCGTCGGTCAACAGTGCAATTGATGAGATAGGAATGACTCCTTTCCAGTGGAAACTGTTCTTTCTCAATGGTTTCGGATACGCGGTCGACTCG CTGCTCGTCGTCTGCCAGTCCATCGCTCAGCCAGCTGTGACGCAGGAGTTCGGCAATCCAAGCAAGCATATCGCTGGAGTGGCTCTTGCATCGCAGATCGGTCTTCTAGTCGGCGCTGCTGTTTGGGGCTTCTCTGCCGATGTCATCGGGCGTAAGCTGGCGTTCAACTCAAGCCTCTTCATTTGCGCCACATTTGTGCTCATTGCTGGCGGAATGCCAAACTACGTCTCCTTCTGCGCCAT GGTTGCAATATACTCAGCTGGAGCAGGCGGGAATTATGTCTTGGATGCAACCAACTTTCTGGAGTTTCTTCCGGTATCTCACTCCTGGCTCGTGACCTTTTTGGCCGTTTGGTGGGCCGTTGGATACACAATTACCGGCTTACTGGCGTGGGCCTTCATGAGCAATTATAGCTGCCATCCTGATGCTACTGTTGCCGAATGCACCCGCGCCGCTAACATGGGCTGGAGATACCTCCATATTACCTGCGGCGGTCTCGTACTTGTTGCGAGTATCTTGCGCCTTGTTCTGATCCGCATGGCAGAGACACCCAAGTGGCTAGTGAGCCAGAATCGTGACGATGAGCTGATTGAGATTCTTTCCAACCTATCCAAGAAATATAACCGTCCATTTAGTCTTACCCTAGAGGAGCTGTCATCCCAAGGCCGTGTGCAGGGCACAGAGAAATCCGTCTTTTCAGCTCTGCGCCTGGCAAGCCATTTCACGGGTCTGTTTAGTACAAAGAAGTTGACATATTCGACCGTaatgatcatcatcaactggCTGCTCATTGGAACTGTGTCGCCGCTGTACAGTGTCTTTCTGCCATACTACCTCCAATCCCGCGGCGCAGACACCGGCGACAACTCCAACTACACTACTTGGCGGAACTACGCCATCAACCAGGTAGCAGGCTTGATTGGGCCCGTGATTGCGGCCGTCCTCGTTGAGCTCCGGCTAATTGGGCGCCGACGAACCCTAGCTATCGGCGCCGCCGTCACCACAGCGCTGCAGTTTGGCTATACCCAGATCAAGACGCCAGCGCAGAACGTGGGGGTCTCAGCGGCCATCACGGCGGCATCTAACATCTACTACGGGACAATATACGCTTATACGCCAGAGATTTTACCTAGTTCTCATCGAGCGACGGGGTATGGGCTCTGTGTAGTCCTCAACAGAGTGGGTGGGATCGTGGGTGTTTTGGTCGGGAGCTTTGCGAATGTCCAGACGACAGTGCCGTTGTTTATCTGTGCTGGAATATATGCGGCGTTGATCATCACGAGTTTATCATTACCTTTTGAGAGTCGCGGGAAGCGGACTGTTTAG
- a CDS encoding SNARE domain- containing protein (transcript_id=CADANIAT00004502), whose product MADAYEREQQNNELLNSLSGKVSALKNVTIDIYDNARDQDTLDHSNQVFSSLSTNLKGSASRLTRMARQGDTVAVLKVAGIVICAGIFLWLVLGWIF is encoded by the exons ATGGCGGACGCCTACGAACGTGAACA ACAAAACAACGAGCTTCTAAACTCCCTCTCGGGCAAAGTCTCCGCCCTAAAAAATGTCACGATCGATATCTATGATAATGCTCGGGACCAGGACACGCTTGACCACTCG AACCAagtcttctcctccctctccacaaACTTGAAAGGAAGCGCGAGCCGGCTTACAAGGATGGCGAGACAGGGTGACACGGTTGCTGTTCTGAAGGTTGCCGGCATCGTCATCTGCGCAGGGATTTTCCTTTGGTTGGTGCTGGGGTGGATCTTTTGA
- a CDS encoding PH domain protein (transcript_id=CADANIAT00004500) encodes MSATSSPVEARLPTRSNTLRTVSTGTERRASLSDDEAIPGGDSNETTNLLVERLRAWKHMCGYLEDYVSVTAKVQKGLSKDYEKVLKTVNEPLKEGHHFSQSAGGVASFFENIRANTQGMINLYADGEKNLRNSVLPTLEKLHKEIKAKAKELQTGASKAAKAVEKARNVTQKHIELLGQQTAALDSAAGNKLDTSHDPYIVRRGVIHRLNKQVIEENNNRQEIITVQNNFQQFEAHVLQTIQAAMEQLVVFITGQTERQKTLYSDILGNLQRIPAEFEWVNFMTRNASSLVDPDAPPRSIANINFPNQDHPATQPLISGTLQRKSRMALKGYSSFFYVATRARYLHEFKDNDDFNRDPSPEISLYLPDCHIVSVDEVKHTFTIKGKDVSSNAIGNAFHTNTEFVFKAGSAAEAKEWVNILRDAAKAPIATTTAAAVSPSTVTSPTSPGAASTATAAPVQPPAYEKESGAGTPPAVSRTNTTATTASTAEKVPSPVSEKTEATAAAPSTAAAAEKAPLEKS; translated from the exons ATGTCGGCTACGTCTAGTCCGGTGGAGGCGAGGCTTCCGACCCGGTCCAACACCTTGCGTACTGTGAGTACGGGCACGGAGCGCAGGGCGTCTCTAAGCGACGACGAGGCGATCCCTGGAGGTGATAGCAATGAG ACTACGAACCTCCTCGTGGAGCGGCTTCGTGCTTGGAAGCATATGTGCGGGTACCTGGAGGATTATGTCTCCGTTACTGCCAAAGTGCAAAAAGGGTTGTCGAAGGATTACGAGAAAGTCTTGAAG ACGGTCAACGAGCCGCTGAAGGAGGGTCACCATTTCTCGCAGAGTGCGGGTGGAGTTGCGTCTTTTTTCGAAAACATCCGTGCCAACACTCAG GGGATGATTAACTTGTATGCCGACGGAGAGAAAAACCTTAGGAACTCTGTGCTTCCGACATTGGAGAAACTTCACAAGGAGATCAAGGCCAAAGCGAAGGAGCTGCAGACCGGTGCTTCGAAAGCTGCAAAAGCCGTTGAGAAGGCCCGGAATGTCACCCAAAAACACATTGAGCTTCTCGGCCAGCAGACTGCCGCTCTCGATTCAGCAGCCGGGAACAAGCTGGACACCTCGCATGATCCTTACATTGTTCGCCGGGGCGTTATCCATCGTCTTAACAAGCAGGTGATTGAAGAGAACAATAACCGGCAGGAAATCATCACGGTGCAAAACAACTTCCAGCAGTTCGAAGCGCATGTGCTGCAgaccatccaggctgcaatggAACAACTGGTCGTATTTATTACTGGACAGACCGAGCGCCAGAAGACACTGTACAGCGACATTCTCGGTAACCTACAAAGGATCCCAGCCGAATTTGAGTGGGTAAACTTCATGACTAGAAATGCTTCCTCGCTCGTTGACCCAGATGCTCCGCCACGGTCGATTGCAAACATTAACTTTCCCAACCAGGACCACCCCGCCACGCAGCCGCTAATCTCAGGAACGCTGCAACGGAAGTCTCGCATGGCGCTCAAGGGTTACAGCAGCTTCTTCTACGTTGCCACCCGTGCCCGATACCTGCACGAGTTCAAAGACAATGACGACTTCAACCGCGACCCGTCTCCCGAGATTTCCCTTTATCTACCAGACTGCCATATTGTCTCCGTCGATGAAGTCAAACATACCTTCACaatcaagggcaaggacgTTTCCAGCAACGCTATCGGTAATGCCTTTCACACAAACACCGAGTTCGTCTTCAAAGCCGGCTCCGCAGCCGAGGCGAAGGAATGGGTGAACATCCTCAGGGACGCCGCGAAAGCCCCAATCGCAACCAccactgctgccgccgtTAGCCCATCGACCGTCACCTCGCCAACTAGTCCTGGCGCAGCgtccacagccacagccgctCCTGTTCAGCCTCCCGCATACGAGAAGGAATCCGGTGCGGGAACTCCACCAGCTGTTAGCCGCACCAACACCactgcaacaacagccagcacTGCTGAGAAAGTTCCATCTCCTGTTAGTGAGAAGACCGAGGCTACGGCCGCTGCACCATcgacagcagctgcggctgagaagGCTCCCCTGGAGAAGTCGTGA
- a CDS encoding putative telomere silencing protein Zds1 (transcript_id=CADANIAT00004503), with translation MQTTASSPEAGGGYTARRGHVPQLSISDPSHHVTEAIGHMYDDDYDKRESRRLSYISSPLSEAISIVPQNRTGEQPSQSLRVPDDSDRGHPRLSNGHSHPSMVRTKSSDDSPTSPGATDTATTSFPLNDIDYESDPAAVAQELNNLAAIRRMSMDVTATGDPDLPSFNFPVPSIAPSPSADENDTSRLFWVPARLHPELAPKEFKSFLESKSEHIKRRSGEFSTLSPERQNSNSSLTRKRSMLSKQIDNGQGYTDGAERLERKRSQNRDHQGPNLQEIESLVGETSQKTPIAATLLETVQALHISPEDDRPILPPAPPGHSLRRSTRTQYRKAGSLKKGERPSYARRTGRIADSRDMPGSLTGPSGREPILGLTRVSTDPTPSVTRSQALAKSQDSDTGAAFDSLLEDTQQTKEGLTGQPLTDSGNRVNLSQQPRQWDSRIDSNGRPSAVMLDQKIPEIVETPAPEIHTPPQNSQRSSTSVRVSSHDTPLQSKPDKRPVASRTHSTHPTEPASTLSEFASNPQVLPGNTTRTDNLSFIPTFPEDRKSESKKSKDKKDSDGGRKSSWHWFLGSEDKEKEKKKDSESKKTKAKIADKVHDAANILPASNESAQRRESTVFDRHDARLEEERKKDNARRSSAETKKEKESGLFSSIFGGSRKKNNEHHHKKSLSRTLSPEPPVRILQPDVDYPWTRFSILEERAIYRMAHIKLANPRRALYSQVLLSNFMYSYLAKVQQMHPHMMVQSSASQRQQKSRDQSDEYLQYQRYQESQDQHYDDSSYDDPHMYDYGDDPHQYQQYSHGGKHQGYDNGNAYGPGHNQYGHMSFGDDVQLDDDDDDMW, from the exons ATGCAG ACTACAGCGAGCTCCCCTGAAGCTGGTGGAGGGTATACGGCGCGGCGAGGCCATGTGCCTCAGCTGTCGATTAGCGATCCGAGTCATCATGTCACCGAGGCTATTGGACACATGTACGATGATGATTACGATAAACGGGAATCCAGACGTCTCAGCTACATCTCATCTCCGTTGAGCGAAGCCATATCGATCGTTCCCCAGAACCGGACAGGTGAACAACCTTCACAATCATTACGGGTGCCAGACGATTCCGATCGCGGTCATCCCCGACTTTCTAATGGCCACTCTCATCCTTCGATGGTTAGAACGAAGTCCTCAGATGATAGCCCGACATCGCCAGGGGCCACCGATACTGCCACCACTTCCTTTCCCCTCAACGACATTGATTATGAATCTGACCCGGCAGCGGTGGCGCAAGAACTGAATAACCTGGCTGCCATTCGGCGGATGTCAATGGATGTTACTGCGACCGGCGATCCCGATCTTCCAAGTTTCAATTTCCCCGTTCCCTCGATAGCCCCCTCACCCTCTGCCGATGAAAACGATACCTCGCGACTATTTTGGGTTCCTGCCCGCCTGCATCCGGAGCTGGCTCCGAAAGAGTTTAAGTCGTTTCTCGAGAGTAAATCGGAACATATCAAGCGCAGATCAGGCGAATTTTCCACATTGAGCCCTGAACGCCAAAATTCAAATAGTTCCCTCACTCGAAAGCGGTCTATGTTATCCAAGCAAATTGACAATGGCCAAGGCTACACGGATGGTGCAGAGCGGTTAGAGCGCAAACGGTCTCAGAATAGAGATCACCAAGGTCCAAATCTGCAAGAAATAGAAAGTCTAGTGGGCGAAACCTCGCAAAAGACCCCGATTGCCGCCACTCTTTTGGAAACTGTTCAGGCCCTTCACATCTCCCCCGAGGATGATCGGCCAATccttcctccagcgccgccgggTCACAGTCTCAGGCGTTCTACGAGAACCCAGTATCGGAAGGCTGGTAGCCTGAAGAAGGGTGAACGACCTTCCTATGCGAGAAGAACTGGTCGGATTGCTGATTCGAGGGATATGCCTGGCTCGCTCACTGGCCCTTCCGGCCGTGAACCAATATTAGGCCTAACTCGAGTGTCAACGGACCCTACTCCCAGCGTCACGCGCTCACAAGCCTTGGCCAAGTCGCAGGACTCGGACACAGGTGCGGCATTTGACTCGCTGCTAGAAGACACGCAACAAACAAAAGAAGGATTGACAGGGCAGCCGTTGACAGACTCCGGTAATAGGGTGAATCTGTCTCAGCAACCTCGGCAATGGGACTCACGTATCGATTCGAATGGGCGGCCGAGCGCCGTAATGCTAGACCAAAAGATCCCTGAGATTGTTGAAACCCCTGCGCCTGAGATTCATACACCGCCACAAAACTCACAGCGCAGCAGCACTTCAGTCCGTGTATCCAGCCATGATACTCCACTCCAGTCTAAGCCTGACAAACGGCCGGTCGCGTCTCGGACGCACTCTACCCATCCGACAGAGCCCGCGTCGACCTTGAGTGAATTTGCCAGTAATCCTCAGGTGTTACCAGGCAATACCACTAGAACGGACAATCTGTCGTTCATTCCAACTTTCCCAGAAGACCGCAAGTCCGAatcgaagaaaagcaaggaTAAAAAAGATTCAGATGGTGGGCGCAAATCGAGTTGGCATTGGTTTCTGGGCTCTGAGGataaagaaaaggagaagaagaaagatagCGAATCGAAAAAGACCAAAGCAAAGATTGCGGACAAAGTTCATGATGCTGCGAATATTCTCCCCGCTTCCAACGAATCCGCTCAACGGCGTGAGAGCACGGTTTTTGACCGACATGACGCGAGACTCGAAGAGGAGCGCAAGAAGGACAATGCTCGGAGATCGTCAGCGGAAAccaaaaaagagaaagagtcTGGTTTATTCTCTTCTATATTCGGTGGCAGCAGGAAAAAGAATAACGAACATCACCATAAAAAAAGTCTGTCCAGAACACTATCACCGGAGCCCCCGGTCCGCATACTACAGCCGGATGTCGACTATCCCTGGACCAGATTCTCAATACTAGAAGAACGAGCCATCTACAGAATGGCTCATATCAAGCTGGCAAATCCTCGGCGTGCTCTGTACTCTCAGGTGCTTCTGAGCAACTTTATGTATTCGTATCTCGCCAAAGTTCAGCAAATGCATCCGCACATGATGGTGCAATCATCGGCGTCACAACGTCAGCAAAAGAGCAGGGACCAATCTGATGAGTACTTGCAATATCAGAGGTATCAAGAG TCCCAGGATCAGCATTATGATGATAGTTCGTATGATGATCCCCACATGTACGATTACGGCGATGATCcccatcaatatcagcaatATTCTCATGGAGGCAAGCACCAGGGCTATGACAATGGGAATGCATATGGCCCTGGGCACAATCAGTATGGGCACATGTCATTTGGTGACGATGTGCAGCtagacgatgacgatgatgatatgtGGTGA
- a CDS encoding protein creD (transcript_id=CADANIAT00004501), whose translation MALSFFSGGGSASHAKYFDIRLDEDYIVFRGGEQEAASAHLSGKLVLCVSEPISIKHIRLHLTGISRVCWHLPSSSAGGGRKNWRERVFYEKTWKFRDAGKSKTEILPAGNYEYPFDVILEGSMPESVEGLSDTYVTYRFKAEIGRKYAKDIVVRRPLRIIRTLESSALELSHAMSVENIWPNKIEYSISTPTKAVIFGTSIRVDFKLIPLLKGLGIGQIISQLIETHDLTLNPEDPDAIRNTYKTTRTIINDEHTIDEENSLEIIDEAAEGFQFSRTLDLPKTLTRCLQDTDTRGIKVRHKLKFRVQLLNPDGHISELRATLPVSIFISPNLAIDDNNNLVDSSPQTTQRALDDLAQQAPPLYGEHQFDQLYSEVDPSGYRTPGPGSGPGTPFGTLSRNLSAENLASMNAITHTDISASALHHRLVNLDLRGHGRVSASEHDHLGVPSDNGPPSGSNTHGSNTHAPGSPELSRRASDEDVHDNIPSGMATPFIPHSAELETLSRVPSYSTAVRSSVRPHDSDLPDYQAVVAETVHMSAPQSPQQAHIRGSGTGRGSDSYFSAPMDFFHRPAFLHSRSHSHSDDERRIRLTQARGRA comes from the exons ATGgcgctcagcttcttcagcggAGGCGGCAGTGCAAGTCATGCAAAGTACTTTGATATCCG ACTCGACGAGGACTACATTGTTTTTCGTGGAGGTGAGCAAGAAGCCGCCAGTGCCCATCTAAGCGGAAAGCTCGTTCTCTGTGTGTCGGAGCCGATATCTATCAAACATATTCGGTTGCATCTCACTGGCATCTCGCGCGTCTG TTGGCATCTCCCATCGAGCTCTGCCGGCGGCGGGCGCAAGAACTGGAGGGAGCGCGTATTCTACGAGAAGACCTGGAAATTCAGAGACGCGGGCAAGAGTAAGACCGAGATTCTTCCGGCGGGCAACTATGAATACCCTTTCGACGTCATACTAGAAGGCTCCATGCCAGAGAGCGTCGAAGGGCTCTCGGATACCTACGTCACGTATCGTTTCAAGGCCGAAATAGGCCGCAAGTATGCGAAGGACATCGTTGTTCGACGGCCGCTCCGCATCATCCGCACCCTGGAGTCTAGCGCCCTGGAACTTTCACACGCTATG TCTGTCGAAAATATCTGGCCAAACAAAATCGAGTATTCCATCAGCACGCCCACCAAGGCCGTGATTTTCGGCACGAGTATCCGGGTCGACTTCAAGCTGATCCCTCTCCTTAAAGGACTTGGCATTGGTCAGATTATCTCGCAGCTCATAGAGACGCACGACCTCACTCTGAATCCGGAAGATCCAGATGCGATCCGCAACACTTACAAAACTACCCGCACCATAATCAACGATGAACATACCATAGACGAGGAAAACTCCTTAGAAATAATAGACGAAGCTGCGGAAGGGTTTCAGTTCTCGCGTACGCTCGACCTGCCCAAAACCTTGACGCGATGTCTGCAGGATACAGACACCAGGGGGATCAAAGTGAGACACAAGTTGAAATTCAGAGTGCAACTGCTCAACCCTGATGGGCATATCAGTGAG TTACGGGCTACTTTACCGGTCTCGATATTCATCTCCCCGAACCTCGCGATTGATGACAACAACAACCTTGTCGATTCAAGCCCTCAGACGACCCAAAGAGCGCTTGATGATCTCGCTCAGCAAGCGCCTCCTTTGTATGGGGAACACCAGTTCGATCAGCTGTACAGCGAAGTTGATCCTTCCGGTTACCGCACCCCTGGTCCTGGAAGTGGTCCTGGTACACCTTTTGGCACGCTTAGTCGCAACCTATCCGCCGAGAACCTTGCATCCATGAATGCTATCACCCACACCGACATCTCCGCTTCAGCCTTGCACCATCGCTTGGTAAACCTTGATTTGCGCGGACATGGTCGGGTATCGGCATCAGAACATGATCATCTCGGTGTTCCTTCAGACAACGGGCCCCCCTCGGGCTCTAACACACACGGCTCCAACACCCACGCACCCGGAAGCCCAGAACTTTCGCGCAGAGCCTCAGACGAAGATGTCCACGACAACATACCCTCGGGAATGGCAACACCGTTCATCCCCCACTCTGCTGAGTTGGAGACGCTCAGTCGCGTGCCAAGCTATTCCACCGCTGTCCGTTCATCTGTTCGTCCACATGACAGCGATCTGCCAGATTATCAGGCCGTTGTTGCTGAAACTGTCCATATGTCAGCCCCCCAATCCCCCCAGCAAGCGCACATCCGGGGGTCTGGTACTGGTCGCGGATCGGACTCTTATTTTAGCGCACCCATGGATTTCTTTCATCGACCTGCTTTTCTCCATTCCCGAAGTCATAGTCATTCCGACGACGAACGCAGGATTCGTCTAACGCAAGCACGGGGCAGGGCTTAG
- a CDS encoding uncharacterized protein (transcript_id=CADANIAT00004499), with translation MAEFKHPVHTGFSKPGGFADPHHRPYWARSQVKYAQDLLDYSPDPIVYEHDDQDYWDNHFFFPEDCLWSPPKDWVLDEEDDDDNSEEDIVAGECYDHDDTMIPGLPDIKMLDAEALSDLLEDNLSPPEITSILVFATNGAIFAYASPLPSRQLRNLSATYGAAYTCYAKNASSGNLTGVNPASHPSSYVTAQSVSLGDVGSIVFELDDLVAVVTKIADKVLLAAVGPSKLADAAPENQTLANSKPDSPKSAAYSHTESAQGPGTASGTGNNSTISTAASTPQTQSAASANMNGTSPYTNNTSSSASTVTPTAAPAGGYMTEAQLESQYEVDRSRDLERLASLNLSTPPSILLALESKSAALGRFLSQKLEDLESPEDF, from the exons ATGGCTGAATTCAAGCATCCAGTGCACACTGGTTTCTCTAAACCTGGCGGCTTTGCCGACccccatcatcgtccttaCTGGGCACGCAGTCAAGTCAAATACGCCCAGGACCTCCTTGACTACTCACCAGACCCTATAGTATACGAACACGACGATCAGGATTACTGGGATaaccatttcttcttcccagaaGACTGTTTGTGGTCACCACCTAAGGATTGGgtcctggacgaggaagacgacgacgacaactCGGAAGAAGACATCGTAGCTGGAGAGTGCTACGACCACGACGATACCATGATCCCCGGTCTACCGGATATCAAAATGCTGGACGCGGAGGCCCTCTCCGACCTGTTAGAGGATAACCTTTCGCCGCCAGAAATCACATCCATCCT CGTTTTCGCCACCAACGGCGCCATCTTTGCTTACGCCTCCCCCCTCCCATCCCGCCAGCTTCGTAACCTGAGCGCTACCTACGGCGCTGCGTACACATGCTACGCGAAGAACGCCTCCAGTGGGAACCTCACCGGCGTCAACCCTGCCAGCCACCCATCGTCATACGTCACAGCACAATCGGTATCCCTAGGCGATGTAGGCTCGATCGTCTTCGAGCTTGACGACCTCGTCGCCGTTGTGACAAAAATCGCAGACAAGGTCCTTCTTGCCGCTGTGGGACCATCGAAGCTCGCCGACGCAGCTCCCGAGAACCAGACTCTCGCAAACTCTAAGCCCGATTCCCCAAAATCGGCAGCCTACTCACACACGGAGTCGGCGCAAGGACCAGGCACAGCTTCAGGCACAGGCAACAATAGCACAATATCAACAGCCGCGTCAACACCTCAAACTCAATCCGCAGCTAGCGCCAATATGAATGGTACAAGCCCTTACACAAATAATACCTCCTCATCCGCGTCCACAGTAACACCAACCGCCGCCCCCGCCGGCGGCTACATGACAGAGGCGCAACTCGAATCCCAATACGAAGTCGACCGATCCCGCGACCTCGAGCGCCTCGCAAGCCTCAACCTCTCCACCCCCCCATCCATTCTCCTGGCTCTAGAATCCAAGTCAGCAGCGCTAGGCCGGTTTCTGTCGCAGAAgttggaggatctggagagtcCTGAGGATTTCTAA